The proteins below come from a single Drosophila kikkawai strain 14028-0561.14 chromosome 3R, DkikHiC1v2, whole genome shotgun sequence genomic window:
- the LOC108084853 gene encoding uncharacterized protein, whose translation MGLMRTVGGVSSDGQAPEEAISTQNHCPTYRQIPGAGTGTGSAPAKRVPVLFSTNRGLYLRLAPGQPGNQMEVLTIQPRGQNYNISFCDLERWSTHRANVVSLEDTFTIMQQRNMSPESHNYQPRLWKNNVSYSLMH comes from the exons ATGGGACTGATGCGGACAGTGGGAGGTGTCTCAAGCGACGGACAGGCGCCGGAGGAGGCTATTTCAACGCAGAACCATTGCCCGACCTACAGACAGATTCCCGGTGCCGGCACGGGAACAGGCTCTGCACCGGCCAAGCGAGTGCCCGTATTGTTCTCTACCAATCGGGGACTATATCTGCGTCTGGCGCCTGGCCAGCCCGGGAATCAGATGGAGGTGTTGACAATTCAGCCTCGTGGACAGAACTACAACATCAGCTTTTGTGATCTGGAACGCTGG AGCACCCATCGGGCTAATGTGGTCAGCCTGGAAGACACCTTCACAATCATGCAGCAGCGGAACATGTCCCCGGAGTCTCATAACTATCAGCCTCGCCTGTGGAAAAACAACGTCAGCTACAGTCTGATGCACTGA
- the Ssdp gene encoding single-stranded DNA-binding protein 2: protein MYGKSKTSAVPSDAQAREKLALYVYEYLLHVGAQKAAQTFLSEIRWEKNITLGEPPGFLHTWWCVFWDLYCAAPERRDQCDHSSEAKAFHDYGFVSSGYGVNGIGPGGPHNAGGPAPSPLGQMPPGGDGGPMGPGGPMGPNFFPNSTMRPSPPTHASSPQPPPSQMMPGQPPFMGGPRYPGGPRPGVRMQGMGNEFNGPPGQPMMPNSMDPTRPGGGMGPMNPRMNPPRGPGGMGPMGYGGPGGMRGPAPGPGGMPPMGMGGAGGRPPQWQPNASAPLNAYSSSSPGNYGPGPGSNGPPGPGTPIMPSPQDNTQGGPVGGPGDSMYALMKPEFPMGGGPDGGGGGGGPGGMGPMGGGPNSMGPVLNGGGGPDGTGLDGMKNSPANGGPGTPREDSGSGMGDYNLGGFGGPGENDQTESAAILKIKESMHEEAKRFEKDTDHPDYFMP from the coding sequence ATGTACGGCAAGTCCAAGACATCAGCGGTGCCATCGGATGCCCAGGCCCGCGAGAAGCTGGCGCTATACGTGTACGAATATCTGCTTCATGTCGGCGCCCAGAAGGCGGCACAGACATTCCTCTCGGAGATCCGGTGGGAGAAGAACATAACGCTTGGAGAGCCACCGGGATTCCTACATACCTGGTGGTGTGTCTTCTGGGATCTGTACTGTGCTGCGCCAGAGCGCCGTGACCAGTGCGACCACAGCTCGGAGGCCAAGGCCTTCCACGACTACGGATTCGTTAGCTCCGGCTATGGAGTGAATGGCATCGGACCCGGCGGCCCCCACAATGCCGGAGGACCGGCACCAAGTCCACTTGGCCAGATGCCGCCCGGCGGCGATGGAGGCCCAATGGGTCCTGGCGGACCGATGGGGCCCAATTTCTTCCCCAATTCGACCATGCGGCCTTCGCCGCCGACGCACGCATCCAGTCCTCAGCCGCCGCCGTCTCAGATGATGCCAGGCCAGCCGCCGTTCATGGGCGGACCCCGCTATCCGGGTGGACCGCGTCCCGGCGTGCGCATGCAGGGTATGGGTAACGAGTTTAACGGCCCGCCCGGTCAGCCGATGATGCCCAACAGTATGGACCCCACTCGACCCGGCGGCGGGATGGGACCGATGAATCCGCGCATGAATCCGCCACGCGGTCCCGGTGGCATGGGACCAATGGGCTACGGCGGACCTGGAGGGATGCGCGGACCAGCACCCGGGCCAGGTGGAATGCCACCCATGGGCATGGGTGGAGCGGGCGGCCGACCGCCACAGTGGCAGCCGAACGCTTCGGCGCCATTGAATGCCTACTCGTCATCGTCGCCAGGCAACTACGGACCGGGTCCCGGTTCGAATGGACCGCCCGGCCCTGGAACGCCCATCATGCCGTCGCCGCAGGACAACACGCAAGGCGGACCTGTAGGAGGACCTGGTGACAGTATGTACGCCCTGATGAAGCCCGAATTCCCGATGGGAGGCGGACCAGATGGCGGAGGTGGTGGAGGCGGACCCGGTGGCATGGGACCGATGGGTGGCGGCCCCAATTCAATGGGTCCCGTACTTAATGGCGGCGGTGGACCAGACGGGACTGGCCTGGACGGAATGAAAAACTCGCCGGCCAATGGCGGACCTGGGACGCCGCGCGAAGACTCCGGCAGCGGCATGGGTGACTATAATCTGGGCGGATTCGGAGGACCAGGCGAGAACGATCAGACCGAATCGGCGGCAATTCTGAAGATCAAGGAGAGCATGCACGAGGAGGCCAAGCGGTTCGAGAAAGACACAGATCATCCGGACTACTTCATGCCATAA
- the LOC108084844 gene encoding hexosaminidase D codes for MHSNLWIFIWRRKLSFLLVVSGLVLLGLWTWAILIDTTAPQPPGALSSTERLQQQQQQATGYQQVHIIQKLIAQANRVLRAERLRDNAVEKAPSPVQRLGNVRFLRPTQAKKAPLPMSESYLFEQERLKILEQQQRQRNAGMEELNNAEDERMLSSAERQTQYEHELQRMGVPVVAGIGPDGPRAPAERLVHIDLKGAPPKISFLKQLLPMLRALGATGLLIEYEDMFPYSGALQPLAAHNAYKEEELRDFLECAALHGLSVMPLVQTFGHMEFVLKLSGFEQLRELTESPQSICPSQPQSMALLEQMLTQVIELHLQCLGHATQTSAAPSAPIRFTHIHIGCDEVQRMGECSVCRQRLRSELFLSHVVSLAHFIRRQWPQLGVVIWDDQLRSMSLSELQHSQVGSYVEPMVWVYASDIYHFIQPQLWDTYAKVFPSAWAASAFKGAFGESLLVPPLQHHLENNIRWLAVIAKEGGRFAKGLRGLALTGWQRYDHFAVLCELLPVGIPSLMTSLSTVAKGYFSTNPRDNELLRVLQCIFQPDSRRSGRPWLELHPNAHHSQLFAVCSYPGHMVFKYALRLFDKLAEIRIYLEKTRDQSAWLSDYNVRHNFSSPLRVRELTVRTPVLIEELRAMAREAQQLLWEVYDEYTVTEFVEQHIYPTIAALQRQLAIGETLLQRRTWPQRPLPLALKLQEDMGLVTNQQEQQQ; via the exons ATGCACTCAAACTTGTGGATATTTATTTGGCGCCGCAAACTCTCCTTCCTGCTGGTTGTGTCTGGCCTGGTACTTCTCGGCCTTTGGACATGGGCTATATTAATCGATACAACAGCACCCCAGCCACCTGGTGCTTTATCCAGCACTGAgcgactgcagcagcagcagcaacaggccaCTGGCTACCAGCAGGTGCACATCATCCAGAAGCTGATTGCACAGGCCAATAGAGTACTCCGTGCCGAACGGCTCAGGGATAACGCCGTCGAGAAAGCACCGTCGCCCGTCCAACGCTTGGGGAACGTGCGATTTCTGCGACCCACGCAGGCCAAGAAGGCTCCCCTGCCAATGTCAGAGAGCTATTTATTCGAGCAGGAACGCCTCAAGATActcgagcagcagcagcgccagcggAACGCCGGGATGGAGGAGCTGAATAATGCCGAGGATGAGCGAATGCTTAGCTCGGCAGAGCGACAAACACAGTATGAGCACGAGTTGCAGCGCATGGGAGTTCCGGTAGTGGCTGGAATCGGGCCAGACGGTCCGCGTGCTCCTGCCGAGCGCCTCGTCCATATAGATCTCAAGGGAGCCCCGCCTAAGATTAGTTTTCTCAAGCAGCTCCTGCCCATGCTGCGGGCCCTGGGAGCCACGGGTCTGCTCATCGAGTACGAGGACATGTTTCCCTATAGCGGAGCACTCCAGCCTCTGGCTGCGCATAACGCTTACAAGGAAGAAGAACTGAGG GACTTCCTGGAGTGCGCTGCTCTGCACGGCTTGAGTGTAATGCCTCTCGTCCAGACCTTTGGCCACATGGAGTTCGTGCTTAAGCTGTCTGGCTTCGAGCAACTGCGCGAGCTGACCGAGAGCCCGCAGTCGATTTGCCCCAGCCAGCCGCAGAGCATGGCGCTGCTGGAGCAGATGCTCACCCAGGTGATCGAGCTGCACCTTCAGTGTCTGGGACATGCGACTCAAACGTCCGCCGCGCCTTCAGCGCCCATCCGTTTCACCCACATCCACATCGGTTGCGACGAGGTACAGCGTATGGGCGAGTGCTCCGTCTGTCGCCAACGACTGCGCAGCGAGCTCTTTCTCTCGCACGTGGTGAGCCTGGCGCACTTTATCCGCCGCCAGTGGCCTCAGCTGGGAGTGGTCATCTGGGATGATCAGCTGCGCTCGATGTCCCTCAGCGAACTGCAGCATTCGCAGGTGGGAAGCTACGTGGAGCCCATGGTATGGGTGTATGCCAGTGACATCTACCACTTCATCCAGCCGCAACTGTGGGATACCTACGCCAAGGTCTTCCCTAGCGCCTGGGCTGCCTCGGCCTTCAAGGGAGCCTTTGGGGAGAGCTTGTTAGTGCCGCCGCTGCAGCATCATCTGGAGAACAACATCCGCTGGCTGGCGGTTATTGCCAAGGAGGGCGGACGGTTTGCCAAGGGGCTGAGAGGCCTAGCCCTGACAGGATGGCAGCGATACGATCACTTCGCTGTTCTCTGCGAACTTCTGCCCGTGGGCATTCCCAGCCTGATGACGTCGCTGTCCACTGTCGCCAAGGGCTACTTCAGCACGAACCCGCGCGACAACGAGTTGCTGAGAGTGCTGCAGTGCATCTTTCAGCCAGACAGCCGGCGGTCAGGTCGCCCCTGGCTAGAACTGCATCCCAATGCCCACCACAGCCAGTTGTTTGCCGTGTGCAGTTATCCGGGCCACATGGTCTTCAAGTACGCCCTGCGCCTGTTCGATAAGCTGGCCGAAATCAGGATCTATTTGGAAAAGACGCGCGACCAAAGCGCCTGGCTCTCGGACTACAACGTCCGGCACAACTTCAGTTCGCCGCTGAGAGTGCGAGAGTTGACCGTCCGGACGCCGGTGCTGATCGAGGAACTGCGGGCCATGGCTCGAGAGGCACAGCAGCTGCTGTGGGAGGTGTATGACGAGTACACGGTGACAGAGTTTGTGGAGCAACACATTTACCCCACCATTGCGGCGCTGCAGCGTCAGCTGGCCATCGGGGAGACGCTCCTTCAGAGGCGCACCTGGCCGCAGAGGCCACTACCGCTGGCTTTGAAGCTGCAGGAGGACATGGGACTGGTGACGaatcagcaggagcagcagcagtga
- the LOC108084843 gene encoding uncharacterized protein, with protein sequence MGITEAATPTTTGMGAANNGAAAVEGKQILSLEMFQDIFKHAEPDVQIDAFELAQGSDRGDNYTAALYRINLSGKRQGLDGCHHKWEQKVICKVMPESVVQREAYKSDKLFRNEVEFYTTIMPELLKFQASKTGRDTPVFNAIPKCYTARHDLLIMEDLRERGFQMSDRHKGLSMEETQSVLLQVAQLHALSLAYKFEHPLEFSKLCSLISEGIFCTANTSWYRNYYERLTKNAIKMVSEVLPADSKYVLAINDFAESSSFFGRMVQLASAESPLAAICHGDCWVNNFLYHYDPEDPQRVLEVALLDFQLIRYSSIALDIANLLYCCTTKEMRDAELQTLLNTYTEELFRWLQILCTALPDHCDTLEKLQDLFAEELKTYGRFALGLAMDIIPISTCSSEDAPDMYLKRSGDDPEEDVGAPTLNFPPNDLCRQKMSEIVIDMVDRDML encoded by the exons ATGGGAATTACGGAGGCGgccacaccaacaacaaccgGAATGGGAGCGGCAAACAATGGGGCAGCCGCTGTGGAGGGCAAACAAATCTTGTCGCTGGAAATGTTCCAGGACATTTTCAAGCATGCGGAACCAGACGTCCAAATTGATGCCTTTGAG CTGGCCCAGGGCTCCGACCGGGGCGACAACTACACGGCCGCCTTATACCGCATCAATCTTAGTGGCAAGCGGCAGGGTCTGGATGGGTGCCATCACAAGTGGGAGCAGAAAGTCATCTGCAAGGTGATGCCGGAGAGTGTAGTGCAGCGAGAGGCCTACAAGAGCGACAAGCTCTTCCG CAACGAGGTGGAATTTTACACCACCATCATGCCCGAGCTGCTCAAGTTCCAGGCCAGCAAAACAGGCCGGGACACGCCAGTGTTCAACGCCATTCCCAAGTGCTACACGGCCAGGCACGACCTGCTCATAATGG AGGATCTACGAGAACGAGGCTTTCAGATGTCCGACCGCCATAAAGGTCTCAGTATGGAGGAGACGCAGTCCGTCCTGCTCCAGGTGGCGCAGCTGCACGCCCTCAGTTTGGCGTACAAGTTCGAGCATCCGCTGGAGTTTAGCAAGCTGTGCAGCCTGATCAGCGAGGGCATCTTCTGTACGGCCAACACAAGCTGGTATCGAAACTACTACGAGAGGCTCACGAAGAACGCCATCAAAATGGTGTCTGAGGTCCTGCCTGCCGACTCAAAGTACGTTCTGGCCATCAACGATTTTGCCGAGAGCTCCTCATTCTTTGGTCGCATGGTGCAGCTGGCCAGCGCCGAGTCACCGCTGGCGGCCATCTGCCATGGCGACTGTTGGGTAAATAACTTTCTGTACCATTACGATCCGGAGGATCCGCAACGGGTGCTGGAGGTGGCCCTGCTCGACTTCCAGCTGATACGCTACAGCTCCATTGCCCTGGACATTGCCAACCTGCTCTACTGCTGCACCACGAAGGAGATGCGGGATGCCGAGCTTCAGACGCTGCTCAACACATATACGGAGGAGCTTTTCCGGTGGCTCCAAATCCTGTGCACAGCTCTGCCGGACCACTGTGACACACTGGAAAAGTTGCAGGATCT GTTTGCCGAGGAGCTGAAGACCTACGGCCGTTTCGCTCTTGGCCTGGCCATGGACATCATACCAATAAGCACCTGCTCCTCCGAggatgccccggatatgtatTTGAAACGCAGTGGGGACGATCCCGAGGAGGACGTAGGTGCGCCCACGCTCAACTTTCCACCCAACGACCTGTGCCGCCAAAAGATGTCCGAGATAGTGATCGATATGGTCGATCGGGACATGCTCTAA
- the LOC108084842 gene encoding coiled-coil domain-containing protein 174, with product MNDPNKAISVNLSSLLSLKAELLRKQHEVRLAKASKPSATEFRPNRESRDKEKSKDHGYKAVGKSGDDAKVYEAEDHAQLDKSRRVLEAKSKFYDRMSRSGGSLNSDDNCLVMFNRKKQEECHQLPQKSETRQRQSSSSSSSGDEDEGHEDDEVEYVDCLGRTRKCLRKELSAAKRRDRQLAESMPERLDQTKANWMIDTKGSHVQNSEDENDGDGEPSYGPPPPESVFSDALSTMTKHDEQRLNWERKEQENFDKPDVHYQDVFFDEARTHGVGYYAFSTDEAERKQQQIALEEARRATTAEQSRREEMLSKRNLLVADRVLAAKNRIRARNGLPPISKEEYEREQQQKKDEETAKAEARAQEEQKKREVIERKKADEEAELEEARKEHVRDWDRDKPGVPAKRRGSESPEEEEWKYKAERLPMSQEEWNEKQRAQRQSEFAPMPEPPTHPKRSNFNSMPPPPTWEGGSAEQEFCNFHTTKRERTFQRRNYTSGNEDSYDEEPGSSARGLGAAIPPPPGLDDTAAPTTAKRAKSQADLERSIEAGLRFLRDNSDKGVLGNKATWTAKADY from the coding sequence ATGAACGACCCAAACAAAGCAATCAGCGTGAATCTCTCTTCCCTGCTCAGCTTAAAAGCAGAGTTGTTACGGAAGCAGCATGAGGTCAGGCTAGCGAAGGCCAGCAAACCATCCGCCACAGAGTTCCGGCCCAACAGGGAGAGCAGAGACAAGGAAAAGTCCAAGGATCACGGCTACAAGGCGGTCGGAAAAAGTGGAGATGATGCCAAGGTGTACGAGGCAGAGGACCATGCCCAGTTGGACAAGTCCCGCCGGGTGCTGGAGGCCAAGAGCAAGTTCTACGACCGGATGAGCCGCAGCGGTGGCAGCCTGAACTCTGATGACAACTGCCTGGTGATGTTCAATCGCAAAAAGCAGGAGGAGTGCCACCAGCTGCCGCAGAAGAGTGAGACCCGCCAACGACAGAGCAGCAGTAGTAGCTCCAGCggggacgaggacgagggcCATGAAGACGACGAAGTGGAGTACGTGGATTGCCTGGGGCGCACTAGAAAGTGCCTGAGAAAGGAACTATCGGCGGCCAAGAGGCGCGACAGGCAGCTGGCCGAGAGCATGCCCGAGCGGCTGGATCAAACGAAGGCCAATTGGATGATAGATACCAAAGGCAGCCACGTCCAGAACAGCGAAGACGAAAATGACGGCGATGGCGAGCCTAGTTACGGACCACCACCTCCGGAGAGCGTCTTCAGTGATGCCCTGTCCACAATGACCAAGCACGACGAGCAGCGCCTAAACTGGGAGCGAAAGGAGCAGGAGAACTTCGACAAGCCTGACGTGCATTACCAGGACGTCTTCTTCGACGAAGCGCGCACCCATGGCGTTGGCTACTACGCCTTCTCCACCGACGAGGCAGAGCGCAAACAACAGCAGATTGCCCTGGAGGAAGCCCGCAGAGCCACGACCGCGGAACAGAGTCGACGGGAAGAGATGCTCTCTAAGCGGAACCTGCTCGTAGCCGATCGCGTGCTCGCCGCCAAGAACAGGATACGGGCACGCAACGGCTTGCCGCCCATCAGTAAGGAGGAGTACGAGCgcgagcagcagcaaaagaagGACGAAGAAACGGCTAAAGCCGAGGCGCGGGcgcaggaggagcagaagaagAGGGAAGTAATTGAAAGAAAGAAGGCGGACGAGGAGGCCGAATTAGAAGAAGCAAGAAAGGAGCATGTAAGGGACTGGGACCGGGATAAGCCCGGCGTTCCAGCCAAGCGGCGGGGATCAGAATCacccgaggaggaggagtggaAGTACAAGGCCGAGCGGCTACCCATGTCACAGGAAGAGTGGAACGAGAAGCAGCGTGCCCAGCGGCAATCAGAGTTTGCGCCAATGCCAGAGCCCCCAACTCATCCAAAACGCAGCAATTTCAACAGCATGCCACCACCTCCGACGTGGGAAGGCGGGTCAGCGGAGCAAGAgttttgcaattttcataCCACCAAGCGGGAACGCACATTCCAGCGACGCAACTACACCTCCGGCAACGAGGACAGTTACGATGAAGAACCTGGGTCCTCCGCTCGAGGCCTGGGCGCCGCCATTCCACCGCCACCTGGACTGGATGACACTGCTGCTCCGACTACAGCGAAGCGTGCCAAGTCCCAGGCTGACCTGGAGCGCTCTATCGAGGCGGGTTTGAGGTTTCTGCGCGATAACAGTGACAAGGGTGTGCTGGGAAACAAGGCCACCTGGACAGCCAAGGCGGATTATTAG
- the LOC108084811 gene encoding SRR1-like protein, protein MSNSGGDFQVVTRKKWMARKCLRRRDRHKSESDYLNDCPDVNVEKFQPRLERLCTEMCQSDYFLVAMEALQQQVEALKRPLKRIVCLGLGPFSRTHQALHQAAFVVSLQRHYKILEALYFDPVFRDTEKELIRLFDGCVMSEDCAGRDEATVPTLYYLPHCPYALMHNILWSNWQRDQLPNVLLISNSFEMLTMARRNQEDHITRIVEYCTETPLEDDYEHHNVFNDLSLHTFPRDSLPASDDESFWTRSAAPLKVNEDELITEADTNFAALKL, encoded by the exons ATGTCGAATTCTGGCGGAGATTTCCAAGTGGTGACTCGCAAAAAATGGATGGCAAGGAAATGTCTTAGGCGGCGGGACCGTCACAAATCCGAGAGTGACTATCTGAACGATTGTCCGGAcgtaaatgttgaaaaattcCAACC GCGCCTGGAGCGCTTGTGCACGGAGATGTGTCAAAGCGACTACTTCCTGGTTGCAATGGAagcgctgcagcagcaggtaGAAGCGCTGAAAAGGCCGCTGAAGAGAATTGTGTGTCTGGGTCTGGGACCCTTTTCCCGCACTCACCAGGCGCTCCATCAGGCGGCCTTTGTGGTCAGTCTGCAGCGGCACTACAAGATCCTCGAAGCCCTTTACTTCGATCCCGTCTTTAGAGACACCGAGAAGGAGCTGATTCGCTTGTTTGACGGCTGCGTGATGAGCGAAGACTGCGCGGGAAGAGATGAGGCGACGGTGCCCACGCTCTACTATCTGCCACACTGCCCCTACGCGCTGATGCACAACATCTTGTGGTCCAACTGGCAGCGGGACCAGTTGCCAAACGTTCTCCTCATCTCGAACAGCTTCGAGATGCTGACGATGGCGCGGAGGAATCAGGAGGACCACATTACGCGAATTGTCGAATATTGCACAGAAACGCCGCTGGAAGACGATTACGAGCACCATAATGTGTTCAATGACTTGTCGTTGCATACTTTCCCGCGCGACTCTCTGCCAGCCAGCGACGACGAATCCTTCTGGACAAGATCTGCTGCTCCCTTGAAGGTGAACGAGGATGAGCTAATCACGGAAGCCGACACAAACTTTGCAGCCTTGAAGTTGTaa
- the Ice2 gene encoding little elongation complex subunit 2 yields the protein MDPNLYQGNAIFRNQPSYKAFNKSFEHVDDALYTFLNEVDPEVLRLELKEPSEVFTSFKLNTAPKDPRTNEVPRTCVCDHTISRTEPRYSFPNPLGHFSELNLQQQAACMRVLLAWQQGAAVAEDDFVIWHATEKKRCNEQQRVQKYIHDYEQSQREVLYIPMKRLVTIYRQLYELSLKKLMKKYANESYVTFSGLPQLSQCKSLNSQTVSIEEVELERVVGRTRIWPGKELRSDSVMRNLNVRLDRYSGKEPKDSPTLLRDEEKNQEALGGNVVVLPLDSLLMLLTSGSYVDMSAEMFVSIGESTGAGHKYIEFYTPFPARNCGWHTNSLVLKKAYEAYISQPGQARWLNSDPNGATREITDPVDIDMTASSINLQTDFKPLLVGELSSDILDTSANAALVSWCLRCKGSNGEDIGEFQVFSTLTIAAMIDDHGKQQPLGCHLIKMENKPDCGCEIMSKYELISAWLQLKLLHAEVGHCTRISLRDFEPMLEEKLTLISLEQQLHDYYNTSMPQLLSNLYEFLQLLCSVPAGTFLLRHSPKYKDKFLLCKATKEATAQSFLLHQLLTESPPSDLNFLTQGSYLPISPTLCGRLHEELHLLPCAFPPKADGRAVKRRGTAVLPRTEPTKRVLPRRQPVHMGKTSAQRENIRHTCKTAQKRRARARKIAAAKEEKAQLDKFMSL from the coding sequence ATGGATCCAAACTTGTATCAGGGAAATGCCATCTTCCGCAACCAGCCGTCGTATAAAGCCTTCAACAAGTCCTTCGAGCATGTGGATGATGCGCTTTACACTTTCCTAAACGAGGTGGACCCGGAGGTCCTAAGGCTTGAGCTTAAGGAACCGTCTGAGGTCTTCACATCCTTCAAGCTGAACACCGCCCCGAAGGATCCGCGCACCAATGAAGTTCCACGGACCTGCGTCTGTGACCACACCATCAGCCGGACGGAGCCCCGCTATAGTTTTCCCAATCCCCTGGGACACTTTTCGGAGTTAAACCTGCAGCAGCAAGCGGCTTGCATGCGAGTTCTGCTGGCTTGGCAGCAGGGTGCAGCGGTCGCAGAGGATGACTTTGTGATTTGGCATGCCACGGAGAAGAAGCGGTGCAATGAGCAGCAAAGAGTACAGAAGTACATCCACGATTACGAGCAAAGTCAGAGGGAAGTCCTCTATATACCCATGAAGCGCCTGGTTACTATCTATAGGCAGTTATACGAGCTCAGCCTGAAGAAGCTGATGAAGAAGTACGCCAACGAGTCGTACGTGACATTCTCCGGGCTGCCTCAGCTCTCTCAGTGCAAGAGTCTAAATTCCCAGACAGTCAGCATAGAGGAGGTGGAGTTGGAGAGAGTTGTAGGCCGCACCAGGATCTGGCCAGGAAAGGAGCTTCGCAGTGACTCGGTCATGCGGAATCTTAATGTGCGCTTGGATCGATACTCTGGCAAGGAACCCAAAGATTCTCCTACTCTTTTACGGGACGAAGAGAAGAATCAGGAGGCGCTAGGTGGCAATGTAGTGGTCTTGCCCTTGGACTCACTGCTGATGCTCCTAACCTCAGGGTCATATGTCGATATGTCTGCCGAGATGTTCGTGAGCATAGGGGAATCTACCGGTGCGGGACACAAATACATCGAGTTTTACACTCCGTTTCCTGCGCGGAACTGCGGTTGGCATACAAACAGTCTGGTCCTGAAGAAGGCCTATGAAGCCTACATATCACAGCCTGGACAAGCCAGGTGGTTGAACTCTGACCCGAACGGAGCTACAAGAGAAATTACAGACCCCGTTGACATTGATATGACAGCTTCCTCGATCAATCTCCAAACGGACTTTAAGCCTCTCTTAGTAGGTGAATTATCATCAGACATCTTGGATACCTCCGCAAACGCTGCACTGGTTAGTTGGTGCCTGAGGTGCAAGGGAAGCAATGGTGAGGACATTGGGGAATTCCAAGTATTTAGCACCCTTACAATCGCAGCGATGATAGACGACCATGGGAAGCAGCAACCTCTCGGTTGCCACCTAATCAAGATGGAGAACAAACCCGACTGCGGCTGCGAAATCATGTCTAAGTACGAGCTGATATCGGCTTGGCTGCAGCTGAAGCTTCTGCACGCCGAAGTGGGGCACTGCACCCGCATTTCGCTGCGAGACTTTGAGCCCATGCTGGAGGAGAAGCTCACCCTGATCTcgctggagcagcagctgcacgACTATTACAATACAAGCATGCCACAGTTACTGTCCAATCTCTACGAGTTTCTCCAGCTACTGTGCTCGGTGCCTGCCGGTACTTTCCTCCTGCGACATTCTCCCAAATACAAGGATAAGTTCTTGCTATGTAAAGCCACCAAAGAGGCGACAGCTCAGAGCTTCCTGCTGCACCAACTGTTAACGGAGTCGCCACCCAGCGATCTGAACTTCCTTACCCAGGGCAGCTACCTCCCGATTTCGCCCACCCTATGCGGACGTCTGCACGAAGAACTCCATTTGCTGCCCTGCGCTTTTCCACCGAAGGCGGATGGCAGGGCTGTGAAGCGGCGAGGGACGGCGGTCCTACCCAGGACAGAACCCACAAAACGGGTCCTACCCAGGCGACAGCCAGTCCATATGGGAAAAACATCTGCTCAACGTGAAAATATCCGTCACACTTGTAAGACGGCGCAAAAAAGAAGGGCCAGAGCTCGCAAAATAGCGGCTGCCAAAGAGGAGAAGGCGCAATTGGACAAGTTTATGAGCTTGTGA